In the genome of Actinomycetota bacterium, the window CGAACAGGGAGCCCGCCGGAGGAAGAGGCAACCCGGCGCGCGCCTCTTCCGCAAGCGCCGCACAGTACCGTTCGTGCGCCTCGGGACGACCGACGACCACGGCGAAGTCGCAGTACGGGCAAAGGGTCGCGCAAAACGGGATGTGCAGGTAGACGCCGAAGGCCGGCACCCCGTCGATCACTGGCCTTTCGGCTCCTCCCCCACCTGGAGAGCCGCGATGAAGGCCTCCTGCGGGACCTCGACACTGCCGATCTGCTTCATGCGGCGCTTGCCTTCCTTCTGCTTCTCCAGGAGCTTGCGCTTGCGCGTGATGTCTCCGCCGTAGCACTTCGCGAGAACGTCCTTGCGCTTCGCCTTGACCGTCTCGCGCGCGATGACGCGGCTTCCGATCGCCGCCTGGATGGGCACGTCGAACATCTGGCGCGGAATCAGCTCACGCAGCTTCGCCGCCATCGCCCGACCGTAGTAGTAGGCCTTCTCGCGGTGCACGATGGCGCTGAACGCGTCCACGGGTTCGTTGTGCAGCAGGATGTCTACCCGAACAAGTTGAGACGGCTGGTAACCGGCGGGTTCGTAGTCCAACGATGCGTACCCGCGAGAGCGGGACTTCAACTGGTCGAAGAAGTCGAAGATGATCTCGGCCAGTGGAAGTCGATACCGCAACTCGACGCGATCGCCCGATAGGTAGTGCATGCCGTCCAGGACGCCGCGACGAGTCTGACACAGGTCCATGATCGGACCGACGTACTCCTTTGGCACGAGGATCAACGCCGCAACCTGCGGCTCTTCGACGCGCTCGATCAAGCCCGCGTCCGGCATATCGGAGGGATTGCGAACGATCACCTCGCCCCCGCCGGCGACGAACACCCGATAGGCAACGTTCGGGGCCGTCGCCACCAACGACAGCGAGAACTCCCGCTCCAGTCGCTCACGCGAGATCTCCATGTGCAGCAGGCCTAAGAACCCGACGCGAAACCCAAACCCGAGCGCGCGCGAGGTCTCCGGCTCGAAGTTCAGCGCCGCATCGTTGAGTTTGAGTTTGTCCAAAGCATCGCGAAGCGCCGGGTAATCCTCTCCGCTCATCGGGTACAGACCGGCGAATACCATCGGCTTCGGTTCGCGGTAACCGGGAAGAGGATGCGTCGCGGCGCGCGCGCCGACTTCGGTCACGGTGTCGCCGACCTTCGCCTCGGCAATGTTCCTCACCCCGGCAACGATGTAGCCGACCTCACCCACGCCCAACTCCTCTACCGGCCGAGGGTCGGGTGCCAATACGCCAACCTCTTCGATCTCGTGCTCGGCTCCCGTAGCCATCATGCGAATCCGGCCCCGACGGCGAAGCGATCCGTCTACGACCCGGACGTACGCGACGACACCGCGGTAAGCGTCGTAGGTGGAATCGAAGATCAGCGCGCGCGTGGGAGCCGTCGGGTCGCCGGTCGGCGAGGGGACGGTCCGCACAACCGCCTCCATCAAATCTCGGACGCCCTCGCCGGTCTTCGCCGAAACGAACAGGACCTCGTCCTCTCTGCAGCCGAGCACGCCGCAGACCTCCAGGGCGACCTTCTCGGGCTGGGCCGCGGGAAGGTCGATCTTGTTGATCACCGGAACGATCTCCAGATCCGCCTCAATGGCCAAGTGGAGGTTGGCCAGAGTCTGCGCCTCGATGCCTTGGCTCGCGTCCACCAGCAGGACGGCCCCTTCGCACGCGGCCAGCGCCCGGGACACCTCGTAGGTGAAGTCCACATGCCCAGGGGTGTCGATCAGGTTGACGACGTAGTCCTGCCCGTCGTCCGCGGTGTAGTCGAGCCGGACGGCCGCCGCCTTGATCGTGATCCCGCGCTCGCGCTCGATGTCCATCCGATCCAGGAACTGCTCGCGCATGTCGCGCGCGGCCACGGCTCCACACAGCACCAAGATCCGGTCTGCCAGCGTGGACTTGCCGTGGTCGATATGGGCAGAGACGACAATGTTCCGGATTCGGGTGGGGTTGGTCACGAGGTACCTTGTCCCTTGCTCGGGTCGGACGGCAAGCATATCGCCCCCTCCCCCCGCCCTGTTCGCCCGTTCGGATCGGCCCTGCTACAATCCGCCTCCGCTCATGGCCAATATCAAGTCTCAGAAAAAGCGCGTTCTCACTAACGAGAAGAGCCGCCTGGCAAACCAGGCCGTTCGTTCACGCCTACGCACAACCGCACGCCGTTTCCGCGAGGCGCTCGCCTCAGGAGACCGTGTCGCAGCCGAAGCCGCCCTTCACACGGCGTGCCGAGCCTACGACAAGGCGGCGGCAGCCGGCGTCCTGCACCGCAACAACGCGGCTAACCACAAGTCGCGGCTGTGGAAGCAGTTCAACTCCACCGCAGCCTGAGCTGCCGGCCCGGCTAACCCCGAAGGTCTTTTCGCCGCGCGCGCAATCGCGTTGCGCTGCGTTGACTACCGATACGAATCGGTGCGTCGGTAGCGACGACCACCCTCGGGGAACACATAGGCTCCGGTGAAGGTGCTCCCGCTTCTGCGTGCGGTCGTCGACCACTTCAATTCCGTGAAGTCCCCCATGAGCGCGTGCTCGGGGTGATCCAAGTTCAGCAGCATGCTCGTCGCTCCAGCGGTCTTGCCCTTCTCGGCGTTGTACCTATACGAGGAGAACGCCGCCATGCCGCTGCGGAACGACGCGGACGTGAGATCACGACCGGCATTGGTAACCCCGACCAGCAAAGGCAACATCGCGGAGTAAATCAGCGGGGCCTGCGCCGGAGGCTCCGAATCGGACGCGGTCATGTACTGCCGGTACCACTCGGTGCTACGGGCTTCGGTATCCATCGTCATATCCACCATGAAACGGTCGTCGTAGCACGTCAGTCCCGAGGCGCGCGCCCACTGACCGGCGCTGAACATTCGAACCGGCGCAAGTTGGTCCTGACCCGAGCACGGCCAGATGATGTAGTCGGGTCGATACGCCTGAGCCTCAGCCGCAGGCGTGAATGACATTGGAGATCCGGCGTCGGGCATGAAGATCGTGTTGACCCCCGCGGCTCGGAACTTCGCGACGACATTTGCGGCCTGCGGCTGCGCCGCCGCGAGGTCCGCCGAAATCGAGGCCTGCGAGACGATGTTGATCCTCGCGTTCTTGAACCGCGCAGCAACGGTCTTCATCGCCGCGGCCAATCCGGGGTACTCGGCGTAGAGCAGCCCGAACTTGCGCGCGTCCGTCCCGCCGTACTTCGTCTTGGAAACCCGCTGCGACAGGTAACGCTCCATTGCGTCGACCTGCGCGTTGAACGAGGCGTACGCCGGGGTACACCAACCGTTGGTCTTCTTGTAGAGATCAAACCCAAGGTCGTAGGTCGCGATGTTGTAGATGCCCTTGGACGCAAGGAACGGGCAGACGTAGGTGGAAACCGAACCGTGAGCCGCGATGGCGGCGAAAGGCTTCAACTCGGTTGCGATGCGCTGCGCGGCCGCCGTCTGGTCTTCCGGGGTGCTCCCCGCTTCAAGGACTATGCCCTTGATCTTTCGCCCGTGGAGGTTGAAGGGGGAACCCATGAACGTCGCGCCGCCATCGGCGTGCTTGTTGACGTAGCTAACCCAGGTCCGAAAAGCCTCGGCCTCGTCCACGTTGGCCTCGGCACCCGTACCCTTTAAGTACGGGCTCGTTCGCGTGCGGTCGCCTTTCCAGTAGTAGACAACCGTAATCTCGCGATCGGTCACCCCAAGCGTCTTCGACTTCTCAGAAACCGGCGCGGGCGCGGGCGAGTTCGCCGAACCGACGGTCGCGGCGCGACGGCCGGCCGTCGTTGTCGTCGCGGAACCAGGAGACGTGGAGGCTCCGGAAAACGGGGTAGCCCGGACGGACGACGATTCCTCCGGCCCCGAGACCGAGCGCCCCTCTCCGGCCTTCGTCGAGGGCTTGGGCGAGGAACACGATGCGAGCATTAGAACGAGGATGAGAACTGCGGTGCCACTGCGTTTCATGACGGCCCCCCATGCCGAACGCCCGGGGCGCATAGCCCGAACGCGGCGCGGATCGCGATTCATCTTGTTTCCATCTTCAACACTGACGGTCACGCCGCACCTGCCGACCGGCCCGCGCGAATCGGTCCTTTCGCACATCGCGTACGAGTCGGAATGCGGGATGAGTCAATGCGAGCGCCGGCGCGCGACGGGCGCGGTGGACGAGCCGCAGATTTCAGCCACCAGCGTCTCCATTACAAGCTCGCCGGGAAGGTCTTCCCCGCGCTCCCCACCCTTGAGCGCGAAGTCCGCGTCGGCCAGCAGGCGGAACGCTCGGCGAATCTCCGCAGCAGTGAAGTTGCGCGCATTCTTCACTGCGCGATTGACGTATCCCACCGAGACATCGAGGTCCTTGGCCAGAGAAGCTGCCGGCGCACGGCCGGCCTCCGGGGCAACCGTCAGCGCGCGAAACTGCTTCGCCAGCGCCGACAGGACGACCAAGGGATGCTCTTCGCGCATGATCGAACCCAGATGCCGCAGTGCGGCCGGTCGGTCGCGCTTCAGCACAGCCTCAAGAAACGTGAACAACTGAGACTCGACGCCGCGGAACAAACGAGCGACGG includes:
- the lepA gene encoding translation elongation factor 4 translates to MLAVRPEQGTRYLVTNPTRIRNIVVSAHIDHGKSTLADRILVLCGAVAARDMREQFLDRMDIERERGITIKAAAVRLDYTADDGQDYVVNLIDTPGHVDFTYEVSRALAACEGAVLLVDASQGIEAQTLANLHLAIEADLEIVPVINKIDLPAAQPEKVALEVCGVLGCREDEVLFVSAKTGEGVRDLMEAVVRTVPSPTGDPTAPTRALIFDSTYDAYRGVVAYVRVVDGSLRRRGRIRMMATGAEHEIEEVGVLAPDPRPVEELGVGEVGYIVAGVRNIAEAKVGDTVTEVGARAATHPLPGYREPKPMVFAGLYPMSGEDYPALRDALDKLKLNDAALNFEPETSRALGFGFRVGFLGLLHMEISRERLEREFSLSLVATAPNVAYRVFVAGGGEVIVRNPSDMPDAGLIERVEEPQVAALILVPKEYVGPIMDLCQTRRGVLDGMHYLSGDRVELRYRLPLAEIIFDFFDQLKSRSRGYASLDYEPAGYQPSQLVRVDILLHNEPVDAFSAIVHREKAYYYGRAMAAKLRELIPRQMFDVPIQAAIGSRVIARETVKAKRKDVLAKCYGGDITRKRKLLEKQKEGKRRMKQIGSVEVPQEAFIAALQVGEEPKGQ
- the rpsT gene encoding 30S ribosomal protein S20: MANIKSQKKRVLTNEKSRLANQAVRSRLRTTARRFREALASGDRVAAEAALHTACRAYDKAAAAGVLHRNNAANHKSRLWKQFNSTAA
- a CDS encoding ABC transporter substrate-binding protein produces the protein MKRSGTAVLILVLMLASCSSPKPSTKAGEGRSVSGPEESSSVRATPFSGASTSPGSATTTTAGRRAATVGSANSPAPAPVSEKSKTLGVTDREITVVYYWKGDRTRTSPYLKGTGAEANVDEAEAFRTWVSYVNKHADGGATFMGSPFNLHGRKIKGIVLEAGSTPEDQTAAAQRIATELKPFAAIAAHGSVSTYVCPFLASKGIYNIATYDLGFDLYKKTNGWCTPAYASFNAQVDAMERYLSQRVSKTKYGGTDARKFGLLYAEYPGLAAAMKTVAARFKNARINIVSQASISADLAAAQPQAANVVAKFRAAGVNTIFMPDAGSPMSFTPAAEAQAYRPDYIIWPCSGQDQLAPVRMFSAGQWARASGLTCYDDRFMVDMTMDTEARSTEWYRQYMTASDSEPPAQAPLIYSAMLPLLVGVTNAGRDLTSASFRSGMAAFSSYRYNAEKGKTAGATSMLLNLDHPEHALMGDFTELKWSTTARRSGSTFTGAYVFPEGGRRYRRTDSYR